The Sandaracinaceae bacterium genome has a window encoding:
- a CDS encoding AAA family ATPase, producing MNPKLQALYGLKFHPFRADIPTDALFVSPAVDAFCRRVEFSLTDGGFAMVTGDPGSGKSIALRVLEERLRRRQDLIVGTIERPIGRASDFYRELGDIFGVSLHGHNRWAGFKTLREKWSEHIATTLTRPVLIVDEAQEMISGVFTELRLLSSKSLDARSLLCVVFAGDGRLPDRFRAPDLLPLGSRIRRRLKLEPAGRDELAACLDHLLDAAGAPQLMTTELRTTLAEHAAGNYRVLMNLADELITVAAERDLPRLDEKLFLEVFATPTPARAGGRKR from the coding sequence ATGAATCCTAAGCTCCAAGCCCTCTATGGCCTCAAGTTCCATCCCTTCCGCGCAGACATCCCCACCGACGCGCTCTTCGTCTCGCCGGCCGTCGATGCCTTCTGTCGGCGTGTCGAATTCAGCCTGACAGATGGGGGATTCGCCATGGTCACCGGAGACCCGGGCTCCGGCAAGTCCATCGCTCTGCGTGTCCTCGAAGAGCGGCTCCGCCGCCGCCAAGACCTCATCGTCGGTACCATCGAGCGCCCTATCGGACGCGCCTCCGACTTCTATCGCGAGCTCGGCGACATCTTCGGGGTGAGCCTGCATGGTCACAACCGGTGGGCCGGATTCAAGACGCTGCGCGAGAAGTGGAGCGAGCACATCGCCACCACCCTCACTCGGCCCGTCCTGATCGTCGACGAGGCCCAGGAGATGATCTCCGGCGTCTTCACCGAGCTGCGTCTGCTCTCCAGCAAGAGCCTCGATGCGCGCTCCCTCCTCTGTGTCGTCTTCGCCGGCGATGGCCGTCTTCCTGACCGCTTCCGCGCCCCCGACCTGCTTCCCCTCGGCTCCAGGATCCGTCGGCGACTCAAGCTCGAGCCCGCTGGTCGTGATGAACTCGCCGCCTGCCTTGACCACCTGCTCGACGCCGCCGGGGCGCCCCAGCTCATGACCACGGAGCTGCGCACCACGCTCGCCGAGCACGCCGCGGGCAACTACCGCGTGCTCATGAATCTCGCCGACGAGCTGATCACCGTTGCCGCAGAACGCGACCTCCCGAGGCTCGACGAGAAGCTCTTCCTCGAGGTGTTCGCCACTCCGACTCCCGCACGAGCAGGGGGCCGCAAGCGGTGA